A window of the Leptospira brenneri genome harbors these coding sequences:
- the recG gene encoding ATP-dependent DNA helicase RecG, giving the protein MKQNLDLLQSLSTLKGIGPKRKSVLLEHGIFTFFDLLTYYPRRYLDRNFTKDIILKQGDVVTLLGSIADSYIVHGKKSRLLVGFRTLNNERINLVFFRGVNFFHKIFTVDRKVVISGKLEYFKGYQIVHPEYEFLSDKDDPEDSIHAGRIIPLYPSTEALKEDGLDSKGLRKLIHQVLEGGVISENLPAKIIKKRSLLDRDKAFHEIHFPETMEAVQIARKRFAYEEFFYFQRLLLYKQRERQKVKRLLWPLPKSPSRENLEKNLPFELTEDQKVAVNTILSQTSSDSPAAFLLQGDVGSGKTITALLVGLHYIDNHIQVVFLAPTEILARQHYQTIYKFMGNMPFLGIELLLGGENKKNRSEKLNRIKTGESNIIIGTHSLLQEDVIFSDLGLVVIDEQHKFGVDQRETIRSKGKNPDILAMTATPIPRTLCLTLYGDLTLVNIKTKPKGRKPIDTRWYKEDRRAGVYNSIRKYVSSGRQCYIVYPLVEESEKVDLESCTVAYENLRTTVFPDLKIGLLHGKMKSSEKEFVMEKYKSGEIQILVTTTVVEVGVDVPNATILVVEHAERFGISQLHQLRGRVGRSDLESFCILMTGDFISDEGRDRLEALVASNDGYYLAEKDLAIRGPGELLGVKQSGLPEFKIADLVSDRSLLDEAKEDASSFPLDDPKELAELSTRFSEGKFLFAN; this is encoded by the coding sequence ATGAAACAAAACCTTGACCTATTACAAAGTTTATCTACATTAAAAGGGATCGGACCCAAACGAAAGTCAGTCCTTTTAGAACATGGAATCTTTACTTTTTTTGACCTCCTAACTTATTACCCTCGGCGTTATCTAGATCGCAATTTTACAAAAGATATCATTTTAAAACAAGGGGATGTTGTAACCCTTCTCGGATCCATTGCGGACAGTTATATTGTTCATGGAAAAAAAAGCCGGTTACTTGTTGGGTTTCGGACCTTAAACAACGAAAGGATCAATTTAGTTTTCTTTCGTGGTGTGAATTTTTTTCATAAAATTTTTACAGTTGATCGAAAAGTAGTAATCTCAGGGAAACTGGAATACTTTAAAGGATATCAAATTGTTCATCCTGAGTATGAATTTTTATCGGACAAAGATGATCCTGAAGATTCCATCCATGCAGGTCGAATCATTCCACTATACCCATCGACTGAAGCGCTGAAAGAGGATGGTTTAGACTCTAAGGGTTTACGAAAACTCATCCATCAAGTTTTGGAAGGCGGGGTGATCTCCGAAAATTTACCTGCAAAAATAATTAAAAAACGATCATTACTTGACCGGGACAAAGCCTTTCATGAAATCCATTTTCCTGAAACGATGGAGGCTGTACAAATTGCACGGAAAAGATTTGCTTATGAAGAGTTTTTTTATTTCCAAAGACTTCTTTTATACAAACAAAGGGAACGTCAAAAAGTAAAACGTTTGCTTTGGCCGCTTCCTAAATCTCCTTCAAGGGAGAACTTGGAAAAAAATCTTCCCTTCGAATTGACAGAAGACCAAAAGGTTGCGGTAAATACAATTTTGTCTCAAACTAGTTCTGACTCTCCTGCTGCCTTTTTACTCCAAGGGGATGTGGGTTCTGGAAAAACGATTACGGCACTTCTTGTTGGTCTACACTATATCGATAATCATATTCAGGTCGTATTTTTAGCACCGACAGAAATTTTAGCACGGCAACACTACCAAACCATATATAAATTTATGGGGAATATGCCATTTCTTGGCATTGAACTCTTGCTTGGTGGTGAGAATAAAAAAAATCGTTCTGAAAAACTGAACAGGATCAAAACTGGCGAATCCAATATCATCATCGGAACTCATTCTTTATTACAAGAAGATGTGATTTTTTCTGATCTTGGCCTGGTTGTCATTGATGAACAACATAAGTTTGGAGTGGATCAAAGGGAAACCATTCGTTCCAAAGGAAAAAATCCAGATATTTTGGCGATGACTGCTACGCCGATTCCTCGTACACTTTGTCTCACTTTGTATGGGGATTTGACACTTGTAAATATCAAAACCAAACCCAAAGGTCGTAAACCCATTGACACTCGTTGGTACAAAGAAGACCGCCGTGCGGGAGTTTATAATTCTATACGTAAGTATGTGAGTTCTGGTAGACAGTGTTATATTGTATATCCATTGGTAGAGGAGTCAGAAAAAGTAGACTTAGAATCTTGTACTGTTGCTTACGAAAATTTAAGAACCACAGTTTTCCCTGATTTAAAAATTGGTTTATTACATGGAAAGATGAAAAGTTCAGAAAAAGAATTCGTAATGGAAAAGTATAAATCAGGAGAAATTCAAATTCTTGTCACTACTACCGTTGTGGAAGTGGGAGTGGACGTTCCGAATGCAACGATTCTAGTAGTGGAACATGCAGAGAGATTTGGTATTTCCCAATTACACCAGTTACGTGGTCGAGTGGGAAGGAGTGATCTCGAAAGTTTTTGTATACTGATGACAGGCGATTTTATCAGCGATGAGGGTCGTGATCGTTTGGAGGCACTAGTAGCTTCGAATGATGGGTATTATTTGGCTGAAAAAGATTTAGCCATTCGAGGCCCGGGAGAACTTTTGGGTGTCAAACAAAGTGGGCTCCCTGAATTTAAGATTGCTGATTTAGTTTCTGATCGAAGTTTACTCGATGAGGCAAAAGAAGATGCTTCTTCTTTTCCTTTGGATGATCCTAAGGAACTTGCAGAATTAAGTACAAGATTCAGTGAAGGTAAATTTTTATTTGCGAATTAA
- a CDS encoding M15 family metallopeptidase: MNLTMLRTKYLSLLFVSFFLVCGEKPVKPSQTDLYLGIEKTSYLTGKFNSPGPLAPVILEENGKDHFLRPEVKKALHQMVNDFEDSKPVSYKQHIFLVSSFRNFTHQKGIWESKFTGKKAMRVPIKGKSPEEITNLILEFSSAPGTSRHHWGTDFDLNALDNGYFEETGKGKILYDWLKQNAHKYGFCQPYNSLSTRNNKGYQEEKWHWSYAPISNQLTKAWVKGFESGEIQLTGSFLGADVLGNRALDYVRSINPDCEKIQNPSL, from the coding sequence ATGAACTTAACCATGTTACGAACTAAGTATTTATCCCTTTTATTTGTTTCATTCTTTTTAGTTTGCGGAGAAAAACCAGTCAAACCTTCCCAAACAGATTTGTATTTGGGAATCGAAAAAACTTCTTATTTGACTGGTAAATTTAATTCCCCTGGGCCACTAGCGCCTGTTATTTTAGAAGAAAATGGAAAAGATCATTTCCTTAGACCGGAAGTCAAAAAAGCACTTCACCAAATGGTAAATGATTTTGAAGATTCTAAACCTGTTTCTTATAAACAACATATCTTTTTAGTATCTTCTTTTCGAAATTTTACCCATCAAAAGGGAATTTGGGAATCCAAGTTCACTGGTAAAAAGGCGATGCGAGTTCCGATCAAAGGAAAATCTCCCGAAGAAATCACCAACTTGATTTTAGAGTTTTCTAGTGCCCCAGGAACTTCTCGTCACCATTGGGGAACTGATTTTGACCTCAATGCTTTAGACAACGGTTATTTTGAAGAAACGGGAAAAGGGAAAATTCTTTACGATTGGTTGAAACAAAATGCTCATAAATATGGGTTTTGCCAACCTTACAATAGTTTGTCGACTAGGAACAATAAAGGATACCAAGAAGAAAAGTGGCATTGGTCTTATGCTCCCATTTCAAACCAACTCACCAAGGCTTGGGTGAAAGGATTTGAATCCGGTGAGATTCAACTAACAGGAAGTTTTTTAGGTGCTGATGTTTTAGGAAACCGGGCTTTGGACTATGTTCGTTCCATCAACCCGGATTGTGAAAAAATTCAAAACCCTTCTTTATAG
- the galE gene encoding UDP-glucose 4-epimerase GalE — MRVLVTGGAGYIGSHIVLELMELGHEILVVDDMEKGNEANLFPGNEFIKGEIQNPEILKQTFAKKIDAVFHFAAWKAAGESMTDPLKYTMNNLSGTFTLLDAMIKNGCQYFVFSSSAAVYGAPKYLPIDENHPLNPENYYGYTKLCIEENLEWFDKLKGLKSARLRYFNAAGYDPKGRVRGIEKTPANLLPIIMEAASGIRNGYEIFGTDYETEDGTCIRDYIHVSDLAKAHVLALNYIMSKNESLTVNLGSEAGYSVKEMADLSEKVVGKTISHKTGPRRPGDPAKLLASSAKARELLNWKPQYSDAETLLASMWSLYKDL, encoded by the coding sequence ATGAGAGTTCTCGTGACCGGGGGAGCCGGTTATATTGGTAGTCATATTGTTTTAGAATTAATGGAACTTGGACATGAGATTCTTGTGGTAGATGACATGGAAAAAGGAAATGAAGCCAATTTGTTTCCTGGAAACGAATTCATCAAAGGCGAAATCCAAAACCCAGAAATTTTAAAACAAACCTTTGCTAAAAAAATTGATGCAGTATTTCACTTTGCTGCTTGGAAAGCAGCTGGTGAATCCATGACAGATCCACTTAAGTATACAATGAACAACCTAAGTGGAACCTTTACTTTGTTAGATGCAATGATAAAGAATGGTTGCCAGTATTTTGTTTTTTCTTCTTCGGCAGCTGTTTACGGAGCACCAAAATACCTTCCTATCGATGAAAACCATCCTTTAAATCCTGAAAACTACTACGGATATACAAAGTTATGTATTGAAGAAAACTTGGAATGGTTTGATAAATTAAAAGGTTTAAAATCAGCTAGATTACGTTATTTCAATGCAGCTGGTTATGATCCAAAAGGTAGGGTTAGGGGAATTGAAAAAACTCCTGCGAATTTACTACCAATCATTATGGAAGCAGCTTCTGGAATTCGAAATGGTTATGAAATCTTCGGGACCGATTATGAAACAGAAGATGGAACTTGTATCCGAGATTACATCCATGTTTCCGACTTAGCAAAGGCTCATGTTTTGGCACTGAACTATATCATGTCAAAGAACGAAAGTTTAACGGTAAATTTAGGTTCAGAGGCTGGTTATTCCGTAAAAGAAATGGCAGATCTTTCTGAAAAAGTAGTTGGGAAAACCATTTCTCACAAAACAGGACCTAGGCGACCAGGTGATCCAGCTAAACTACTCGCCTCTTCTGCAAAAGCGAGAGAACTTTTGAACTGGAAACCACAGTACAGTGATGCAGAAACTCTGCTCGCCAGTATGTGGAGTCTTTACAAAGACCTATAA
- the lpxA gene encoding acyl-ACP--UDP-N-acetylglucosamine O-acyltransferase, whose translation MKIHPTAIIDPKAELHESVEVGPFCIIEKDVKIGEGTVIESHVKIQSGTRIGKFNRLFSGGSYGGLPQDLGFKPETKTYLEIGDHNILRENVVFHRGTVEGKATTVGNHNYLMGNVHLAHDVIVGDHNIMVQNTMLAGHVVIGNKVFISGSVGVHQFVRVSDYAMLAGLTKVVKDVPPYATVDGHPGAVVSLNVVGMKRAGIAADVRLAIKRVYKTIYHSGLNTKQALTELKKDPNPAPEVQKIIEFFETSKRGVVDHRFVSGGSDEE comes from the coding sequence ATGAAAATTCACCCCACAGCCATCATCGATCCGAAGGCGGAACTCCACGAGTCCGTAGAAGTCGGACCATTTTGTATCATTGAAAAAGATGTCAAAATCGGCGAAGGAACCGTCATCGAATCGCATGTCAAAATTCAATCTGGAACTCGAATTGGTAAGTTCAATAGACTCTTTTCTGGGGGAAGTTACGGTGGATTGCCTCAAGATCTAGGATTCAAACCGGAAACTAAGACCTATTTAGAGATTGGTGACCATAATATTCTGCGAGAGAATGTTGTTTTCCACCGCGGAACTGTGGAAGGAAAAGCTACAACTGTGGGGAACCACAATTACCTTATGGGGAATGTCCATCTGGCTCACGACGTGATCGTAGGTGACCACAATATCATGGTTCAAAACACGATGCTTGCCGGCCATGTGGTCATTGGTAACAAAGTTTTTATTTCGGGTTCTGTGGGAGTCCACCAATTTGTTCGTGTTTCTGATTATGCAATGTTAGCTGGGCTCACGAAAGTAGTAAAAGATGTTCCTCCTTATGCAACAGTGGATGGACATCCCGGTGCTGTGGTGAGTTTGAACGTTGTTGGTATGAAACGAGCAGGAATTGCTGCCGATGTTCGTTTGGCAATCAAACGAGTGTACAAAACTATTTACCATAGTGGACTCAACACCAAACAAGCACTTACGGAGCTAAAGAAAGATCCCAATCCAGCACCAGAAGTTCAAAAAATCATCGAATTCTTTGAAACTAGTAAACGCGGAGTCGTAGACCATCGTTTTGTATCTGGTGGATCAGACGAAGAATGA
- a CDS encoding Hpt domain-containing protein translates to MNDPEDLAWLKEMITSLLENMTTRIENLDRLLVSKEPKELQAELHQIKGVAANFGLAGLSEVVIKAESLAKTGEIESAVEEGKKIAGIWLSTRKELEVKFSN, encoded by the coding sequence ATGAATGATCCCGAGGACTTGGCATGGCTTAAGGAGATGATTACCTCTCTTTTGGAAAACATGACAACTCGGATCGAAAATTTAGACCGACTTTTGGTATCGAAAGAACCAAAAGAATTACAGGCCGAATTACACCAAATTAAGGGTGTGGCTGCAAATTTTGGTTTGGCAGGACTTTCTGAAGTGGTGATCAAAGCAGAAAGTTTAGCAAAAACTGGGGAGATTGAGTCGGCAGTGGAAGAGGGAAAAAAGATTGCTGGCATCTGGTTATCCACTAGAAAAGAATTAGAAGTAAAGTTTTCTAATTAG
- a CDS encoding DUF6938 domain-containing protein: MNREPLFGLETGFLSKQTAGLIRGILAKSYSIGNSPVSLYSSPSPLYPGLELISDEGTNPIQKRLVVGSIRMGYGHHRMALSVYSHSLKKQIPTYLHDLLAINSPEASAIADIDSGYSYFSRLSAEMGGPVEWFWGGLMSQGNLTSLELSCQLAELYKGLMNGIPTDSPIITTYPLNGQIAVASGFQKTIHLICDNFPQYYLLVPGAMNLVQTPSAYTKFVEMGVPKENLAVAGHWVSEDIVSGAVTDSENRVRRIDAKKCRRFLIPIGGAGAQKGYILDLIKLSKKHLQNKKAVFWINTGDHSKILNSIEEFLILQKIPYLSINTWEDLIHFIERHPLRSEDNENNPPVVLFHFPSHTEAFSATDKLIRITDVLITKPSELAFYPVPKLFIRRVGDHEAASVQRSLELGEGTVECREAKHAKELIHIFTESDDLLLRMNESVIKNIIEGIYNGGKTAVAMSTAN; the protein is encoded by the coding sequence ATGAATCGAGAACCCTTGTTCGGCCTGGAAACCGGCTTTTTATCCAAACAAACCGCTGGTCTCATTCGTGGAATCCTCGCGAAAAGTTACTCCATCGGGAATTCGCCCGTTTCCTTGTATTCTTCTCCCTCTCCTTTATATCCAGGTTTGGAACTCATTTCAGACGAAGGAACAAATCCCATCCAAAAACGATTGGTGGTCGGGAGCATCCGTATGGGTTATGGCCACCACCGTATGGCTCTTTCTGTTTATTCTCATTCGTTAAAAAAACAAATCCCTACTTACCTACATGACCTTTTGGCAATCAATTCACCCGAAGCTTCTGCCATTGCCGACATTGATTCAGGTTACAGTTATTTTTCAAGACTCAGTGCTGAAATGGGGGGACCTGTGGAATGGTTCTGGGGTGGACTTATGTCCCAAGGAAATCTAACCTCACTAGAACTTTCTTGTCAGTTAGCAGAACTTTATAAGGGGCTAATGAATGGGATCCCCACTGATTCCCCAATCATCACCACATATCCGTTAAATGGTCAAATTGCAGTCGCCTCTGGATTTCAAAAAACCATCCACCTAATCTGCGATAATTTCCCCCAATACTATTTATTAGTTCCGGGTGCAATGAATTTAGTCCAAACCCCTTCTGCTTATACAAAGTTTGTGGAGATGGGTGTTCCAAAAGAAAACTTAGCTGTAGCCGGTCATTGGGTTTCCGAAGACATTGTATCAGGTGCCGTTACTGATAGTGAAAATCGAGTACGTCGAATTGATGCTAAAAAATGTAGACGGTTTCTCATTCCCATTGGAGGAGCCGGAGCACAAAAGGGATATATTTTAGATTTAATCAAACTTTCCAAAAAACATCTGCAAAATAAAAAAGCAGTCTTTTGGATCAATACAGGAGACCATTCTAAAATTTTAAATTCCATTGAAGAATTTCTGATACTACAAAAAATTCCTTATTTGTCCATCAACACTTGGGAAGATTTAATCCACTTCATCGAACGCCATCCTCTACGTTCCGAAGACAATGAAAACAATCCCCCTGTTGTGTTATTTCATTTTCCTTCACATACAGAAGCTTTTTCTGCCACTGACAAACTCATTCGTATTACAGATGTTCTCATCACCAAACCATCAGAACTTGCTTTTTATCCTGTTCCCAAACTTTTCATTCGAAGAGTGGGAGACCATGAAGCCGCATCGGTTCAGAGGTCATTGGAACTTGGTGAAGGAACTGTGGAATGTCGTGAAGCGAAACATGCAAAAGAACTCATTCATATTTTTACGGAATCGGATGATTTGTTGCTGCGAATGAACGAGTCCGTGATAAAAAACATCATAGAAGGAATCTATAACGGAGGTAAGACGGCCGTTGCCATGTCGACCGCTAATTAA
- a CDS encoding acetyl-CoA C-acetyltransferase, protein MEQVYILGGLRSAFGSFGGTLKDMSAVDLGVEVSKAALQKTGVDPSLIEESIFGNVIPTGKDGIYLARHIGLKSGVPIASPALTLNRLCGSGMEAVIQAAKKIMLGEANTVLAGGVESMSNAPYVVRNARFGVRYGNTEFEDSLATGLTDVYVELPMGMTAENLADQYKISREEQDLWAATSQERAEEATNKGIFKDEIHAITINGKNPIVFDKDEFIKGKAGATKLANLKPAFKKDGTVTAGNASGINDGASALIVASASQAKKLGKEPLAIVKSWGHAGCDPAKMGIGPAIAIPAALQKAGLSLKDIGLVEVNEAFAAQYLAVQKELGLDPKITNVNGGAVAIGHPLGASGNRVTLTLALEMQRRGVKYGVASLCIGGGQGIAIVLENPKA, encoded by the coding sequence ATGGAACAAGTTTACATTTTGGGCGGACTTAGATCCGCATTCGGTAGTTTTGGCGGAACTCTCAAAGATATGAGTGCCGTAGACCTCGGAGTCGAAGTTTCAAAAGCAGCACTTCAAAAGACTGGCGTGGATCCTTCTCTCATTGAAGAAAGTATTTTTGGAAACGTTATCCCTACAGGCAAAGACGGAATCTATTTAGCACGACATATTGGTTTGAAATCAGGAGTTCCAATTGCAAGCCCAGCACTCACACTCAATAGGCTTTGTGGTTCTGGAATGGAAGCTGTCATCCAAGCTGCCAAAAAAATTATGTTAGGTGAAGCAAATACGGTTCTTGCCGGTGGTGTGGAATCTATGAGTAACGCACCTTATGTGGTGAGAAATGCTAGGTTCGGAGTTCGTTATGGAAATACTGAATTTGAAGATTCATTGGCAACTGGTTTAACTGATGTATATGTAGAACTTCCAATGGGGATGACTGCAGAAAATTTGGCTGACCAATATAAAATTTCCAGAGAAGAACAAGACCTTTGGGCTGCTACTTCACAAGAAAGAGCAGAAGAAGCAACAAACAAAGGAATCTTCAAAGATGAGATTCATGCCATTACGATCAATGGAAAAAATCCTATTGTATTTGATAAAGACGAGTTCATCAAAGGGAAAGCAGGTGCCACCAAACTTGCAAACTTAAAACCTGCATTTAAAAAAGATGGAACGGTGACTGCGGGAAATGCATCCGGTATTAACGACGGTGCCTCTGCTTTGATCGTGGCTTCTGCTTCCCAAGCAAAAAAATTAGGAAAAGAACCTTTGGCCATTGTGAAATCATGGGGTCATGCTGGTTGCGATCCTGCGAAGATGGGAATTGGTCCTGCTATTGCCATTCCTGCTGCATTACAAAAAGCCGGACTTAGTTTAAAAGACATCGGTCTTGTCGAAGTGAATGAAGCCTTTGCTGCACAATACTTAGCCGTTCAAAAAGAGCTAGGTCTTGATCCAAAAATCACCAATGTGAATGGTGGAGCGGTGGCAATTGGACATCCACTCGGAGCTTCTGGTAACCGTGTGACTTTGACATTGGCACTGGAGATGCAAAGACGCGGGGTGAAATACGGAGTTGCTTCTCTTTGTATTGGTGGTGGCCAAGGAATTGCTATCGTTTTAGAAAATCCGAAAGCTTAA